A genomic region of Metopolophium dirhodum isolate CAU chromosome 1, ASM1992520v1, whole genome shotgun sequence contains the following coding sequences:
- the LOC132933369 gene encoding ATP-dependent DNA helicase Q5-like has protein sequence MEDYDHIPNVDAEHSILNSMLGEYFHHQHFKNKTQRDAISKIMKRETDVIVSLPKGHGRTLCFQFPILICQRKVSIVFVGVSSRVNMQIARLNRREIHVEIIDARTSLEEFDNIKNTINNLSHIRSTLNSMLYVTTDVVPTVDFLNLLHHLVMTNSLGFIVVDTSYCENDWISGQTDKYQALRRLRNTYLQIPWIVTTQKASYEIASCITSTLCLRTQRPDILGDSIPWFTMNIEDDDVLVDR, from the exons ATGGAAGATTACGACCACATCCCAAACGTTGACGCGGAACATTCTATCCTTAACTCCATGCTGGGCGAATATTTTCATcaccaacattttaaaaacaaaacccaGAGAGATGCAATATCTAAAATTATGAAGa GAGAAACCGATGTAATTGTTTCGTTGCCAAAGGGACATGGAAGGACTTTATGCTTTCAATTTCCTATACTCATATGTCAGCGAAAGGTCTCAATAGTTTTTGTTGGTGTATCGTCACGGGTTAAT ATGCAGATAGCCCGTTTGAATCGTAGAGAAATTCACGTAGAAATCATTGACGCAAGGACATCTTTGGAAGAATTCGACAATATAAAAaacactataaataatttatcccATATAAGAAGTACACTAAATAGTATGCTCTATGTGACAACCGATGTAGTCCCTACTGTTGACTTCTTG AACTTATTGCATCATTTAGTTATGACGAATAGTTTAGGGTTTATAGTTGTTGACACATCATACTGTGAAAATGACTGGATATCCGGTCAAACAGATAAGTATCAAGCATTACGTAGACTCAGAAATACATACCTGCAAATCCCTTGGATAGTCACAACCCAAAAAGCCAGTTACGAA ATCGCCAGTTGCATAACTTCTACACTATGTCTTAGAACTCAAAGACCTGATATCCTCGGTGATTCTATACCCTGGTTTACTATGAATATTGAAGATGATGATGTACTAGTGGACCGTTGA